The Sulfurimonas hydrogeniphila genome includes a window with the following:
- a CDS encoding RNA degradosome polyphosphate kinase, translating to MINLKNPNLYLNRELSWLQFNTRVLKQAQDESLPLLERLKFLAIYGTNLDEFYMIRVAGLKKLFAAGIIVSGADRLTPLQQLREIRNYLHQEQQVVEHCRSEIFKKLEPHGISVKTYDEVNNQDKHKLNQYFNENIYPVIIPIAIDATHPFPHLNNLSFGLIVKLRDMDNENIERFGIIRVPRVLNRFVELGNGTYVPIESVVEKHVDELFPGYELIKYAPFRVTRNADIAIEEEEADDFMEILEEGLKLRRKGEMVRLEVGSNADDEIINFFNRHAHIYKDDIYRYHTFLNLSSLWQIVSNKNFAHLLAPAFQPKNLPPFENNEDIFSILEKQDVLMYHPYQSFDPVVNLIQHAAKDPDVVSIKMTLYRSGTKSPIVKSLMDASESGKQVTVMVELKARFDEENNLIWAKALEKSGAHVIYGIQGFKVHAKAALITRRKNGKLKQYAHLGTGNYNPSTAKIYTDMSYMTSKDTITNDLTRFFHFLTGFSKKGKLNELYMSPSQIKPKVLSLIHNETRQGKNGHIIAKVNSLVDDDVIRALYKASIAGVKVELIVRGICCLKPGIKDVSENIRVVSILGKYLEHARTFYFKNDASKVYISSADWMPRNLVRRIELLTAIKDEDAKKKIIQILKLQCSDNALAHELQSDGSYIKIKPKEGQKVINNHKLLEDYVNRIAKATKKETSTYVQQLVNRLFIES from the coding sequence ATGATAAACCTTAAAAATCCCAATCTTTATTTAAACCGTGAGCTTTCATGGTTACAGTTTAACACAAGAGTCCTCAAACAGGCACAGGATGAGTCTTTGCCGCTGCTTGAACGTCTCAAATTTCTTGCCATTTACGGAACAAATCTGGATGAGTTCTATATGATTCGCGTGGCAGGACTTAAAAAGCTTTTTGCCGCGGGTATTATCGTTTCAGGGGCCGACAGGCTGACACCTCTGCAGCAGCTTCGTGAAATCAGAAACTATCTGCATCAGGAACAGCAGGTTGTCGAGCACTGCAGAAGTGAAATATTTAAAAAACTTGAGCCTCATGGTATCAGTGTAAAGACATATGATGAAGTGAACAATCAGGACAAACATAAACTCAACCAGTATTTCAATGAAAACATCTATCCGGTAATTATTCCCATTGCCATAGATGCCACACATCCTTTTCCACATCTTAACAACCTGAGTTTCGGGCTTATCGTAAAACTTCGCGATATGGACAACGAAAATATAGAACGCTTTGGAATTATACGTGTTCCCCGTGTTTTAAACAGATTTGTAGAGCTTGGAAACGGAACCTATGTACCGATAGAAAGTGTTGTGGAAAAGCATGTTGATGAACTTTTTCCGGGCTATGAGCTTATCAAATATGCCCCTTTTCGCGTGACAAGAAATGCTGATATTGCCATAGAAGAAGAGGAAGCTGATGACTTTATGGAGATTCTTGAAGAGGGGCTCAAACTTCGCCGTAAAGGAGAAATGGTCCGGCTTGAGGTCGGTTCAAATGCTGATGATGAAATCATTAACTTTTTTAACCGTCATGCACATATATACAAAGATGACATCTACAGATACCATACCTTTTTAAATCTCTCAAGTCTTTGGCAGATAGTATCGAACAAAAACTTTGCACATCTTTTGGCACCGGCATTTCAACCAAAAAATCTGCCGCCTTTTGAAAACAATGAAGATATTTTCTCTATCCTGGAAAAGCAGGATGTCTTGATGTACCATCCTTATCAGAGTTTTGACCCTGTGGTAAATCTCATTCAACATGCGGCAAAAGACCCTGATGTTGTCTCTATAAAAATGACACTCTACCGTTCAGGGACAAAGTCGCCTATCGTCAAATCTTTGATGGATGCCAGTGAATCGGGAAAACAGGTTACCGTTATGGTTGAGCTAAAAGCACGCTTTGACGAGGAGAACAATCTCATTTGGGCAAAAGCGCTTGAAAAATCAGGAGCCCATGTTATTTACGGAATTCAAGGGTTTAAAGTCCATGCAAAAGCGGCTTTGATCACAAGAAGAAAAAACGGAAAACTCAAGCAGTATGCCCATTTAGGCACAGGAAACTATAACCCTTCCACTGCAAAAATATATACTGACATGAGTTATATGACGAGCAAGGACACCATTACCAATGACTTAACACGCTTTTTTCACTTTTTGACAGGCTTTAGCAAAAAAGGAAAACTCAATGAGTTATATATGTCTCCTTCACAAATCAAGCCTAAAGTCCTTTCTCTCATTCACAATGAAACAAGACAGGGAAAAAACGGACATATCATTGCAAAGGTAAACTCACTTGTTGACGATGATGTCATCAGAGCACTCTACAAAGCCTCTATAGCCGGTGTAAAAGTTGAGCTTATTGTACGTGGTATCTGCTGTTTGAAGCCCGGTATCAAAGATGTCAGCGAAAATATAAGAGTTGTTTCCATTTTGGGAAAATACCTCGAGCATGCCCGTACTTTTTATTTTAAAAATGATGCATCAAAAGTCTATATCTCAAGTGCAGACTGGATGCCCCGAAATCTTGTGCGGCGTATAGAGCTTTTAACTGCCATCAAAGATGAAGATGCCAAAAAGAAAATTATACAGATTCTCAAACTGCAATGCTCCGACAATGCCCTTGCACATGAACTGCAAAGTGACGGATCCTATATAAAAATCAAGCCAAAAGAGGGGCAAAAGGTTATCAACAACCACAAACTTCTTGAAGACTATGTCAATCGCATTGCAAAAGCAACCAAAAAAGAGACCTCTACCTATGTGCAGCAGCTGGTTAACCGTCTCTTCATAGAAAGTTAA
- a CDS encoding gamma carbonic anhydrase family protein, producing MLHVYKNITPTVGSRSWIAPSADVIGDVSCGEDCSVWFGCVVRGDVHYIKIGNRVNIQDLSMIHVTHYKKEDKSDGNPTIIEDDVTIGHRVMLHGCTIEKACLIGMSATILDGAVIGKESIVGAGSLVTKNKVFPPRSLIMGSPAKVVRELSEEEIKELYASASRYVAFKEDYVL from the coding sequence ATGTTACATGTATACAAAAATATAACCCCGACTGTAGGTAGCAGAAGCTGGATAGCGCCTTCTGCAGATGTTATAGGGGATGTCAGCTGCGGAGAGGACTGCTCTGTCTGGTTTGGCTGTGTCGTTCGCGGTGATGTGCATTATATAAAAATCGGCAATCGTGTCAATATTCAGGATTTGAGTATGATACATGTAACGCACTACAAAAAAGAGGACAAAAGTGACGGAAATCCGACAATCATCGAAGATGATGTGACCATAGGACATCGCGTCATGCTGCACGGATGTACCATAGAAAAAGCCTGTCTTATCGGCATGAGCGCTACTATACTGGACGGTGCGGTTATAGGCAAAGAGAGCATAGTCGGAGCAGGTTCGCTTGTGACAAAAAACAAAGTTTTTCCGCCACGCTCACTCATCATGGGAAGCCCTGCAAAAGTTGTCAGAGAATTGAGCGAGGAGGAGATAAAAGAACTTTACGCCTCTGCCTCACGCTATGTGGCGTTTAAAGAGGATTATGTTCTGTAG
- the argJ gene encoding bifunctional glutamate N-acetyltransferase/amino-acid acetyltransferase ArgJ, whose product MYKLIKVDGGVCTAEGFYADGISAGLKPNKAKDMAFVYSDTLCEIATAFTTNKMTAAPIRHFKAKGEFQTNFVLINSKNANAMTGKAGIEDIEEILATLPEEVHNPVMSSTGVIGVRLPKEKIIAGARLFDLKKRDGSSAAAAIMTTDTFSKQIAYRVELEDGSSFHIGAMAKGAGMINPAMATMLCFITTDAKVDKDEMQNILTENVKTTFNAASVDGDTSTNDTVMLLSNAKSKVYHRRAFTEALYKIMRFLAREMVRDGEGATKLVTYEVSGAKDDAEAEIVAKALTNSLLVKTALYGEDPNWGRIASTIGASGADADEEKLRIAFEDVCVYDRGTLYFDAVMEQKAGEIMKREAFTIYCDLGIGDGKFTAFGCDLGYEYVKINADYRT is encoded by the coding sequence TTGTATAAGTTGATAAAAGTTGATGGTGGGGTTTGTACGGCAGAAGGTTTTTATGCGGATGGTATCAGTGCAGGATTAAAACCGAACAAAGCAAAAGATATGGCTTTTGTTTACAGTGATACCTTGTGTGAAATAGCAACAGCATTTACAACAAACAAAATGACGGCAGCACCTATACGCCACTTTAAAGCAAAAGGTGAGTTTCAAACAAATTTTGTACTTATTAATTCTAAAAATGCCAATGCTATGACCGGAAAAGCAGGTATTGAAGATATAGAAGAAATTTTAGCCACCTTGCCGGAGGAAGTGCACAATCCTGTAATGAGCTCAACAGGTGTTATCGGTGTACGACTGCCAAAAGAGAAGATTATAGCCGGTGCCAGACTTTTTGATTTGAAAAAACGAGACGGCAGTTCGGCGGCGGCAGCGATTATGACAACCGATACTTTTTCAAAACAGATTGCATACAGAGTCGAACTTGAAGACGGCAGCAGTTTTCACATTGGTGCAATGGCAAAAGGTGCGGGTATGATTAATCCCGCTATGGCTACAATGCTCTGTTTTATCACAACTGATGCGAAAGTTGACAAAGATGAAATGCAAAATATTTTAACTGAAAATGTAAAAACAACTTTTAATGCCGCAAGTGTTGACGGAGATACCTCGACCAATGACACAGTCATGTTGCTCAGCAATGCAAAAAGTAAAGTTTACCACAGGAGAGCATTCACAGAAGCTCTTTATAAAATTATGCGTTTTTTGGCCCGTGAAATGGTAAGAGACGGAGAGGGCGCGACAAAACTTGTTACCTATGAAGTGAGTGGGGCAAAAGATGATGCGGAGGCAGAGATTGTGGCCAAAGCGCTGACCAATTCTTTACTTGTCAAAACGGCACTCTACGGAGAAGACCCAAACTGGGGAAGAATCGCTTCAACAATCGGTGCAAGCGGTGCTGATGCGGATGAAGAAAAACTGCGTATTGCCTTTGAAGATGTCTGTGTCTATGACAGGGGAACACTGTATTTCGATGCAGTGATGGAGCAAAAAGCCGGTGAGATAATGAAAAGAGAAGCATTTACCATTTATTGCGATTTGGGAATAGGAGACGGAAAGTTCACAGCTTTTGGCTGCGATCTCGGGTATGAATATGTCAAAATAAATGCGGACTACAGAACATAA
- a CDS encoding potassium channel family protein, which yields MNLLPRIRKFLNWESPPKPDPKLLPEVYSHLKAFRLPLILTVFVMLIGTSGYVLIDNFTIMDAIYQTAITFTTVGFGEIAPISNAGRIFTINLIIAGFAVFSSAIGILVSELNKGHIVAIMKERRMLYKIARLKKHFVVCYHNDYTIEVTKQLRKNHIPFIVIDPRAEIHEWAIEHKYPHFLQAQPHAELSMLKAHLSSAKGLITLSSSIADNIALIASVRLFEKEHFLPRPYYVISSAETMSDVEKLKKLGADTVVSPTKLTAQRVSAMAARPDMENLLEEFLYKSDNPLDMQEIIVPRYSWAVLKKLKETHIREIANTSVVGITRKDGKLIGMPKGDTLVTSESKLLVIGTQEGIKITKDLISKRVKPKELKFV from the coding sequence TTGAATCTTTTACCAAGGATTCGCAAGTTCCTAAATTGGGAGAGCCCTCCCAAACCTGATCCCAAGCTTCTTCCTGAAGTTTATTCCCACCTTAAAGCTTTTCGTCTCCCTTTAATTTTAACAGTATTTGTAATGTTAATAGGAACATCCGGATATGTTCTTATAGATAATTTTACAATAATGGATGCAATTTATCAAACGGCCATTACTTTTACTACTGTTGGGTTTGGTGAAATTGCTCCAATATCAAACGCAGGAAGAATTTTTACTATCAATTTAATTATTGCAGGGTTTGCAGTATTTTCAAGTGCTATAGGTATTTTGGTTTCAGAACTGAACAAGGGGCATATTGTTGCCATAATGAAGGAGAGAAGAATGCTGTACAAAATAGCAAGACTTAAAAAGCATTTTGTTGTGTGCTATCATAATGACTATACAATAGAAGTAACAAAACAGTTGCGAAAAAACCATATTCCTTTTATTGTGATTGATCCAAGAGCTGAAATCCACGAATGGGCAATAGAGCATAAATATCCGCATTTTTTGCAGGCACAGCCTCATGCTGAGCTTTCAATGCTCAAAGCACATCTTTCTTCTGCAAAAGGTTTGATTACTTTGTCGAGTTCCATTGCTGACAATATTGCGCTGATTGCTTCGGTGCGGCTTTTTGAGAAAGAACATTTTTTGCCTCGTCCCTATTATGTGATATCCTCAGCAGAAACAATGAGTGATGTGGAAAAGCTGAAAAAACTTGGAGCAGACACTGTCGTTTCTCCGACAAAACTCACAGCCCAAAGAGTCTCTGCAATGGCGGCACGTCCCGATATGGAAAATCTGCTTGAAGAATTTTTATATAAAAGTGACAATCCTTTGGATATGCAAGAGATCATAGTGCCGCGTTACAGTTGGGCAGTTCTCAAAAAATTGAAAGAGACACATATCCGGGAAATTGCAAACACATCAGTTGTGGGAATTACCAGAAAAGACGGAAAGCTTATTGGAATGCCAAAGGGAGATACCTTGGTGACAAGTGAATCGAAACTTCTAGTGATAGGCACACAGGAAGGGATTAAAATAACAAAAGATCTGATTTCAAAAAGAGTCAAACCTAAGGAGTTGAAGTTTGTATAA
- the rpmB gene encoding 50S ribosomal protein L28 — protein sequence MARRCAISGKGPMSGNNVSHAKNRTKRRFLLNLRTVRITLEDGTTKKIKISARELRTLKKNS from the coding sequence ATGGCAAGAAGATGTGCTATCAGCGGCAAAGGCCCGATGAGTGGGAACAATGTTTCTCATGCAAAAAACAGAACAAAGCGTCGTTTTTTATTAAACCTAAGAACAGTTCGTATTACATTAGAAGACGGTACAACGAAGAAGATTAAGATTTCTGCAAGAGAATTACGCACACTTAAGAAAAATTCGTAG
- a CDS encoding HDOD domain-containing protein — MITLQQIDAFIEKIPPSPKILKQTLALLDQGDLVQAAKVAQNDPALNAYLKELVNKPLYGFKNEVTNVSQIFGILGVSRSQQAAYNYMISLLSPAKWKLFKLNKSSFYDLQAGLSVDWHKITAYLQIEDKDLQSAVALLPASIIVSEALFCEKIEDVKLLRSVDEIDLNTILQRLCNMDLFDICERISQKWEMPKNIADIIQASSGIKPSQDETNNKLGKWMHLLLFYTLSKPVFIEAGLNDFIDFQIDFVSDIYDDFSKLMEIS, encoded by the coding sequence TTGATTACATTACAACAGATAGACGCATTTATAGAAAAAATACCGCCATCACCAAAGATTTTAAAACAGACGCTCGCTTTGCTTGATCAGGGTGATCTGGTTCAAGCAGCAAAAGTGGCACAGAATGACCCTGCACTCAATGCCTATTTGAAAGAGTTGGTGAACAAACCTTTGTACGGGTTTAAAAATGAAGTCACAAATGTTTCTCAGATTTTTGGCATACTTGGTGTCTCAAGATCACAGCAGGCGGCTTACAACTATATGATCTCTTTGCTTTCTCCCGCAAAATGGAAACTCTTCAAACTGAACAAATCTTCTTTTTATGATTTACAGGCCGGACTCTCTGTTGACTGGCACAAAATTACCGCTTATTTGCAGATAGAAGATAAAGACCTTCAGAGTGCTGTTGCTCTGCTCCCCGCTAGTATCATAGTATCCGAAGCACTCTTTTGTGAAAAAATTGAAGATGTAAAGCTTCTTAGAAGTGTAGATGAGATTGATCTCAACACCATATTGCAGAGACTCTGCAATATGGACCTGTTTGATATATGCGAAAGAATTTCCCAAAAATGGGAAATGCCCAAAAATATTGCCGATATCATTCAGGCATCTTCCGGCATTAAACCGTCTCAGGATGAAACAAACAACAAACTTGGAAAATGGATGCATCTGCTACTCTTTTACACCCTGTCAAAACCTGTTTTTATTGAAGCCGGATTGAATGATTTTATTGACTTTCAAATTGATTTTGTCAGCGACATCTATGATGACTTTTCAAAACTGATGGAGATTTCATGA
- a CDS encoding chemotaxis protein CheX: protein MRAVIREGIGVFHPQGFLDGSSGSSFLSIEDIDATLKSNASMILVSLKKVIFFNRNGLDTFVKMFQKVRSKNHIIVGFCDYDKKKYDAFKKFYDGDLSFSLFKTQQIASLFADGFKEKNKNILLYSEDKSQRAALAIELHNNGHNPIVAQTKEEFLQKAKVENAYDVIIEDTYLGQMGQKVATRVTGNAIIYTVSSFLDAEIGNTFNIAYHNNSLHVGFRLFIFDAYKVVSMNIHALNFFSKLASSSAEYNATICFVGMSFDKTPLSFKETLEDAGIMFFEQMDDILQNKELLDELGASSAAATKNKRALNKVLVTELPRFIDATVATIEMMTNSKAIKDAAKVDKIEITDKDGKIASSIGFYGDIDGMVMLVFPLGIAKKACELLIGESTDDKEMILDTLAELVNIVGGKVKTLLADEHISVDITLPRTYHNVEGLLEVAKGKKGVQVDLSFDNDKFLFFLTR, encoded by the coding sequence ATGAGAGCGGTAATTAGAGAAGGAATCGGCGTATTTCACCCTCAGGGATTCCTTGACGGTTCGTCAGGAAGTTCCTTTCTGAGCATAGAAGATATAGATGCCACACTCAAAAGCAATGCTTCGATGATTCTTGTTTCACTAAAAAAAGTTATTTTCTTCAACAGAAACGGTTTGGACACTTTTGTAAAAATGTTTCAAAAAGTCAGAAGCAAAAACCATATAATCGTCGGTTTTTGTGATTATGACAAAAAGAAATATGATGCTTTTAAAAAATTTTATGATGGCGATTTAAGTTTTTCACTCTTTAAAACTCAGCAAATCGCTTCTCTGTTTGCAGACGGGTTCAAAGAAAAAAATAAAAATATACTGCTTTACAGTGAAGACAAGTCACAAAGAGCCGCTCTGGCAATAGAGTTGCACAACAATGGCCACAACCCGATAGTTGCACAGACAAAAGAAGAGTTTTTGCAAAAAGCAAAAGTAGAAAATGCCTATGATGTCATCATAGAAGACACATATCTCGGGCAAATGGGACAAAAAGTTGCAACAAGAGTCACAGGCAATGCCATCATATACACTGTTTCTTCATTTTTGGATGCGGAAATAGGCAATACTTTTAATATAGCCTATCACAACAACTCCCTGCATGTCGGTTTTAGACTTTTTATCTTTGATGCCTACAAAGTTGTCAGTATGAACATTCATGCTCTTAATTTTTTCTCAAAGCTTGCATCATCTTCTGCCGAATACAATGCCACCATATGTTTTGTAGGCATGTCTTTTGACAAAACACCTCTTTCTTTCAAAGAGACACTTGAAGATGCCGGCATCATGTTTTTTGAACAGATGGATGATATTTTGCAAAACAAAGAACTTTTGGACGAACTTGGTGCCAGCAGTGCAGCTGCGACAAAGAACAAACGTGCACTTAACAAAGTACTGGTGACAGAACTGCCAAGATTTATTGATGCAACTGTAGCCACTATAGAGATGATGACCAATTCAAAAGCCATCAAAGATGCGGCAAAAGTAGACAAAATTGAAATTACTGACAAAGATGGAAAAATAGCGAGCTCTATCGGTTTTTACGGAGACATTGACGGCATGGTTATGCTTGTTTTTCCGCTGGGCATTGCGAAAAAAGCCTGCGAACTGCTTATTGGGGAGAGTACTGACGACAAAGAGATGATACTTGATACTCTGGCTGAACTTGTCAACATTGTCGGAGGAAAAGTAAAAACACTTTTGGCAGACGAACACATCAGTGTGGATATTACCCTTCCTAGAACCTACCATAATGTTGAAGGACTGCTAGAAGTTGCCAAAGGAAAAAAAGGTGTTCAGGTTGATTTATCCTTTGATAATGACAAGTTTTTGTTTTTCTTAACAAGGTAA
- the rpe gene encoding ribulose-phosphate 3-epimerase yields the protein MQVAPSVLSADFGNLARDVQEICEAECDLVHVDVMDGHFVPNLTIGPVVVSAIAKAATKPLDIHLMVENNTFFVELFAPLQPKYISFHIEEEKHPHRLIQKIRSLGIKPSIVLNPNTIPEELEYLLGDLDMVLLMSVNPGFGGQSFIDSVLPKAKKLDAMRKRLNPECLIQVDGGVSDKNIHALKEAGVDVVVAGSYVFKHEDRAKAIKSLQI from the coding sequence ATGCAAGTAGCCCCTAGCGTTCTCTCGGCAGACTTTGGAAATTTGGCACGGGATGTACAGGAAATATGTGAAGCGGAATGTGATCTGGTACATGTAGATGTCATGGACGGGCATTTTGTACCCAATCTGACGATAGGGCCGGTTGTGGTTTCGGCTATAGCCAAAGCTGCCACAAAACCCCTGGATATTCATCTTATGGTCGAGAACAACACCTTTTTTGTAGAGCTTTTCGCACCTCTGCAGCCAAAATATATCTCTTTTCATATAGAAGAAGAAAAACACCCGCATAGGCTCATACAAAAAATCCGCTCTCTTGGTATCAAACCCTCTATAGTGCTCAATCCCAACACAATTCCCGAAGAATTGGAATACCTTCTTGGTGATTTGGATATGGTTTTGCTTATGAGTGTGAATCCTGGTTTTGGAGGGCAATCTTTCATAGATTCCGTACTTCCAAAAGCAAAAAAACTTGATGCTATGAGGAAAAGACTCAATCCCGAATGTCTTATCCAGGTAGACGGCGGGGTAAGTGACAAAAATATCCATGCACTCAAAGAAGCCGGCGTTGATGTTGTTGTTGCCGGCAGCTATGTTTTCAAGCACGAAGACAGAGCCAAAGCGATAAAGAGCTTACAAATATAA
- a CDS encoding phosphoribosylanthranilate isomerase — MRTKICGITSYEDAMTAIDAGADALGFVFYEKSPRCLTPAEAKKIIQKLPPFVEKVALFVNVDAQTVNATCKEVGATLAQIHFEADEAFYEALKIPHIKVIRAQKKEDVLQYADEYRLVDAYCEAYGGAGKQLNAEWFEGVECSKIILAGGLTPDNIQALKKYSFYAFDVSSGVEISHGKKDAAKVREFIHNAH, encoded by the coding sequence ATGCGTACAAAAATCTGCGGTATTACCTCTTATGAGGATGCTATGACGGCAATAGATGCCGGAGCTGATGCACTTGGATTTGTATTTTATGAAAAATCTCCACGCTGCTTAACACCTGCTGAGGCAAAAAAAATTATTCAAAAACTTCCTCCTTTTGTTGAGAAAGTAGCCCTCTTTGTCAACGTCGATGCACAGACAGTCAATGCTACATGTAAAGAGGTTGGTGCGACACTTGCCCAGATTCATTTTGAAGCAGACGAAGCATTTTATGAAGCACTGAAAATCCCTCATATCAAAGTTATAAGAGCACAAAAAAAAGAAGATGTCCTCCAATATGCTGATGAGTACAGACTTGTTGATGCCTACTGTGAAGCATATGGCGGTGCAGGAAAACAACTTAATGCAGAATGGTTTGAGGGCGTTGAGTGTTCCAAAATAATTCTTGCCGGCGGCTTAACTCCCGACAACATTCAGGCTCTGAAAAAGTACAGTTTTTATGCTTTTGATGTCAGCAGCGGTGTAGAAATATCACACGGGAAAAAAGATGCAGCTAAAGTAAGAGAGTTTATACACAATGCTCACTGA
- a CDS encoding 3'-5' exonuclease — translation MLTDNFNLDAKSISRLSSRGLSLKTLKEQLSEELELSIELWKAQGLHVIRHQGYYYFDTKFIPIHQAEFCIVDIETNGSKIEKHQIIEIAAVKVKNGIIIDRFESLVHTKEINPHITEITGITVDDTTNAPQLKDVLQRFKLFLGNAVFVAHDVKFDYSFISKSLQKIGLEPLLNRSLCSLALAERTIVSYRYALSYLNETLRLNPEARHHRAMSDVITTYGLFLLSLENLDEDIKTVEDLIKFSKEAPRLKRPKFDPLLEIKKEEKEQ, via the coding sequence ATGCTCACTGATAATTTCAATCTTGATGCCAAGAGCATTTCACGACTCTCTTCACGCGGGCTCTCTTTAAAAACACTCAAAGAGCAACTGAGCGAAGAACTTGAACTTTCCATAGAACTCTGGAAAGCACAGGGTTTACATGTAATCAGACACCAGGGATATTACTATTTCGATACAAAATTTATTCCTATCCATCAGGCAGAATTCTGTATCGTTGATATCGAAACAAACGGTTCAAAAATAGAAAAACACCAGATCATTGAAATTGCTGCTGTAAAAGTAAAAAATGGAATAATCATAGACAGATTTGAATCTTTGGTCCATACCAAAGAAATTAATCCTCATATCACGGAGATTACAGGCATAACTGTCGATGATACAACAAATGCGCCTCAACTCAAAGATGTTCTGCAACGATTTAAACTCTTCTTGGGTAATGCCGTGTTTGTTGCCCATGATGTCAAATTTGATTACAGCTTTATATCCAAAAGCCTGCAAAAAATCGGCTTGGAACCCCTGCTAAACAGGAGTCTCTGTTCTCTTGCCTTGGCTGAAAGAACTATTGTCTCTTACAGATATGCACTTTCCTATCTGAATGAAACACTGCGATTAAATCCGGAAGCCAGGCATCACAGAGCCATGAGCGATGTCATTACAACCTATGGACTGTTTTTGTTAAGTCTGGAGAATTTGGATGAAGATATAAAAACGGTAGAAGATTTAATTAAGTTTTCAAAAGAGGCGCCAAGGCTGAAACGCCCAAAATTTGATCCTCTTTTAGAGATAAAAAAAGAGGAAAAAGAGCAGTAG